GCTTTTCCATTAATTCTTCACGGCAATCTGCCAAAACGTTGATGTGCCCCATCTTTCTTCCTGGTTTAGTTTCTGTTTTCCCATACAAATGAATATAGGTTTCAGGCAACTTCAGAACCTCTTCCATTCCTTCGTAGACTACTTTTCCTGAATATCCTTCCGCACCTACCAAATTCAGCATTCCGCTGTAAGTAATAGCATCCGTATCTGCTAAAGGTAAATCTTTCACCACACGGTACATCTGCTCAAACTGTGAGTTGGTATTTCCTTCCTGGCTCTGATGTCCTGAATTGTGAAGTCTTGGAGCGGTCTCGTTCACCCAGATTTTTCCTTCTTTATCAAGGAACAATTCAATAGCAAAAAGGCCTGGAGAATTGACAGCGTTTAAAAACTTTTCAGTAATAATATCTATTTGCTGCTGAACATCTTCTGTCAGAAGAACCGGGCATACATTGAAATCTAACAGATTCAGTTTTGGATCGGCAACCATTTCCGTTACCGGAAAAGTATTAGTTTCCCCTTTTCCGTTTCTGGCAACGATAACAGAAAGTTCTTTATCTATGTCAACAAGACTTTCAATCACTGAAGCTTCCTTCCATAAGTGCTGATAATCTTCTTCAGTTTTGATGACCTGTACCCCTTTTCCGTCATAACCGCCTGTATTCATTTTCTGTACAAATGGTAAAGACATGATGATCTTTTCCTCACTGCTCCATACTACCTGAAATTCCGGACTTGGGATATCATGAGTTTTATAAAATTCTTTCTGAAGGATCTTCTGCTGAATCGTTTTGATAATACCTGCATTGGGAACAACTCTTATTCCCTGTTTTTCAAGCTCGGCCAAAGCATCCGCATTTACGTGTTCTATTTCAATAGTGACAACATCTTTATCCTTTCCAAAGTTCAAAACTGTTTCATAATCATTGAAATTTCCCTGTGTAAAATACGAGATATTATGACATGGAGCATCAGAAGACGGGTCCAGAGTATAAAACTCATCATCATACTTTAATGCACTCTGTATCAACATTCTTCCCAGCTGTCCGCCTCCCAGAATTCCTATTTTCATTTTTTATTTTTATTAGATTTACTTTTACTGAACTTTATCTATTTTTAAATATCCCAGTCCTATTG
This genomic window from Chryseobacterium sp. MEBOG06 contains:
- a CDS encoding 5-(carboxyamino)imidazole ribonucleotide synthase; amino-acid sequence: MKIGILGGGQLGRMLIQSALKYDDEFYTLDPSSDAPCHNISYFTQGNFNDYETVLNFGKDKDVVTIEIEHVNADALAELEKQGIRVVPNAGIIKTIQQKILQKEFYKTHDIPSPEFQVVWSSEEKIIMSLPFVQKMNTGGYDGKGVQVIKTEEDYQHLWKEASVIESLVDIDKELSVIVARNGKGETNTFPVTEMVADPKLNLLDFNVCPVLLTEDVQQQIDIITEKFLNAVNSPGLFAIELFLDKEGKIWVNETAPRLHNSGHQSQEGNTNSQFEQMYRVVKDLPLADTDAITYSGMLNLVGAEGYSGKVVYEGMEEVLKLPETYIHLYGKTETKPGRKMGHINVLADCREELMEKLVMVKGMVRVISE